The genomic window TATGTCCGCTCAAGATCGTTCGCTGCAACAATACCAACAACTCCTTCAACTCAACGCCGCCAGTCATCTGCTGCGGATCGCGCGGGAGGTGGGGTTGTTGGACGCTTTGTCGACGGGACAGAAAACCGCTGAACAACTGATCGAGGCGTTGCAACTGCGTCCCGAGATGGCGCATCGCATGTTGGCGGCTCTGCGGGCCACCGGCGCGATCGAGCAGTACGGCGAAGATTTTGCGCTCGCCCAGGTCACCCGCCTGCTGTGCGAATTTGACGCCGACCTGGGCGACGCGATGTGGGAACAACTGGCCGTGGCCTTAAAACAAGACGTCGCAGCCGACACCGAGCGGTATCGTAACGGCTTGGCCGCCACGCAGTGGACGCACACCCGCACGGCCATGGAAGCCGCCGAGATGCTGAACATCGGCGAGGACCGAGCAGCGCCGCGAATCCTGGATGTCGGCTGTGGGTCGGCGGTGTGGAGTTGCGCGATGGCGTTTCGCGACGAAGCCAGTACCGTGACCGCCGTCGACCACGCAGCGGCACTGGAAGCCGCCACCTCAACCGCTCAATCGATCGAACTGGGCGAACGGTTTCAGACCATCGAAGGCGACCCGCACGAAGTGGAACTGCCGGCCGAAGCGTTTGACCTAGCGATTATTGCTCAGCGGCTGCACAGCGAATCGCTCGAACGCGGCAGCGAATTGCTGCGTCGCGTGCAAGCCAGTCTGGCCGAGGGCGGAGAAGTGGTGGTCATCGATCTGTTTCCCACTCAAAGCGATCCCACCGCGGCGGTTAAACTGTCCGAAGCATTGGAGGCCCTCAAAATGGAACTCTGCACCGCCGCCGGATCGATCCGTTCCCCGCAACAAACCCAAGAGCAGATCGCCGCCGCCGGTTTCCGCCCCGCGCAGTTTACTTACCTGCCGGCCAGCCAAATCAACATGGGCATGCTAGTAGCCCGAAAACAGTAAAGGTCGTCGTTCGCTCCGCGAACGCAACGTATGGTCGTCGTTCGCTCCGCGAACGCAACGCAACACACCGCGACACCCCGTCATGTTCGCGGAGCGAACCACGACCATGTACAATGCGGGTCTGCCCCCCACCCCGCCTTCGATTAAGTGGTTGAATCGAACCATGTCGCTCGCCCGCATTTTCGCTATCGCGGTTCGCTGCGCCGCTGGCCTGTCGCTCCTCTGGCTTGGCACCGCTCGAGCCGAGGACTTTTTCACCGCGCAAGTCGCCCCGCTCCTCGAATCGCATTGTCTTAATTGCCACAACGATGCGACCAGCAAAGGCGATTTCTCACTGCACACGCGGGCCTCGGCGATGGCCGAGGGATACATCGAACCAGGCGATGCGGACAACAGCCACCTGATCGAGCTGGTCACGCCGCTCGACGGTTCGGCCGCCATGCCCCAAGACGCTCCGCCCCTAAGTGTCGACCAAATCGCGACGCTGAAAAAATGGATCGACGACGGCGCCGTTTGGCCCGAGGGCTTGTCCCTACAAGAACCACACGTCGAGGACTTTGATTGGTGGTCCTATCAACCGATCGTCCGCCCCCCCGTTCCCCAGCCACCGGCCTCTCCATCGCCCCAGACATCGCCGCCGAACTGGGTGCGGACTCCCATCGATGCGTTCATTCTGCAAAAACTGATGCAGAAAGGCCTTTCGCCCTCGCCCGAAGCCGATCGCCGCACGTTGATCCGCCGTCTCAGCTTCGACCTAACCGGCCTGCCGCCGACGCCCGAACAAGTCGCCGCGTTCGTCAGCGATCCCGATTCCCAAGCCTACGAACACCTAGTCGACCGCCTACTGGCATCGAAACATTACGGCGAACACTGGGCCCGGCATTGGTTGGACGTGGCCAAGTACGCCGATACCTGCGGCTACGACAAAGACCGCCTGCGGCCCAACGCCTGGCCGTACCGCGATTATGTCATCCGGTCCTTTAACAACGACAAACCCTACACCCGATTTGTGCAGGAACAGATCGCCGGCGACGTGCTGTTCCCCGGGGAACCGGACGGCATTCTGGGACTGGGGTTTATCGCCGCCGGCCCCTGGGACTTCATCGGCCATGTGGAAGTGCCCGAATCCAAAATCGATGGCAAGGTCGCCCGCAACCTGGATCGCGATGACATGGTGGCCGGCACCTTCAACACCTTCTGCAGCCTGACCGTCCAATGCGCTCGCTGCCATCACCACAAGTTCGATCCCATCACGCAGCCCCAGTACTACGGACTGCAAGCCGTGTTCGCGGCTGTCGATCGCGCCGAGCGTGTTTACGACACCGACCCGCAAACCGAAGCCCGGCGGCGTGAACTCGAATCCCAACTGCAACAGGCGAGACAAGAACTAGCCGCCCTGGACAAAGAAATCGCCACCGCGGGCGGAACGCAATTAGCCGAACTGCAGACCCAACTGGCTGAACTCGACCAACAACTGAAGGTCCGCAAGGAAGCCGAATTTGGATACCACAGCCAAATCGCCGCCGAGGCGGATACGCCGAAATGGGTGGAAGTTCAGCTTCACCAGGTGACAGATATCTCGCGTGTGGTGCTACATCCCTGTCACGACGACTTTGCCGATATCGGTGCCGGCTTCGGGTTCCCGGTTCGCTTTCGAGTCGAGGTGTCCCGCGACGGCGAAAGCTGGCAGCCGATCGCCGACCACACCTCGGCCGACGTCCCTAATCCGGGGCTGCGTCCATTTGAGATCAGCGATGTGAACGTGACGGGCGACCGGATTCGCGTCACGGCCACTCGGCTGGCGGAACGGAAAAACGATTACATCTTGGCTTTGGCCGAAATCGAAGTTTTTGAAGTGCTTGGCCCCGGCGACGGCGACGCGGCCCCCCCCGTCAATCTGGCCGGCAATGCCACCGTCGCGGCGCTCGATTCGATCGAAGCCCCACCGCGGTGGCGACGCGACAACTTGACCGATGGCCAATGGGCTCGGCTGGCGATCGACGAAACCAAGACCGAACTGGTCGACATCTTGCAGCGGCGTGATGCCATCGCGACTGAACGCGATACGATTTTGAAAGCGATCAACACGCCACAACGTGTGCGGCGCCGCGAAGCCGCTCAGGCGGCCTTCAAGCAAGCCCAGCAATCGCTCGCGGCTTTGCCGCAGGGTAAAGTGGTGTATGCCGCCGCCACGCATTTCCCTCGCCAGGGTAACTTCATCGCCACCGAGGGCAAACCGCGCACCGTCCACATCTTGAACCGCGGCAACGTCCAGCAGCCAGAAGAAGTCGCCACGCCCGGAGCGATCCCGCTGGGCAACGGCGAGCAGTGGACGTTCGCAGCCGATCTGCCCGAACAGCAGCGGCGAGCGGCATTGGCGACTTGGTTGACCAATTCCCAGCATCCGCTGCTCTGGCGTTCGATCGTCAATCGCGTTTGGCAGTACCATTTCGGCACCGGCATCGTATCCACGCCCAACGATTTCGGTCGCATGGGTGCCACCCCGACGCATCCCCAACTGCTGGACTGGCTGGCCACCGAATTTCGCGATAACGGACAATCATTCAAGTCGCTGCATCGCATGATCGTGACCAGCAGCGTGTACCGCCAAGCCTCGACGTTTAACCCTGCAGCGGCCGAGGTCGATGGCAGCAATCAATATTACTGGCGGATGAACCGGCGACGCTTGACGGCCGAAGAGATCCGCGACTCGATCCTGATGACCAGCGGAGCGTTGGATACCAAGATGGGTGGCCCCGGGTACTATCTGTTCAAACTGGAACAGACCGCTCACTCGCCACACTACGAATACCACAAGTTTGATCCCGCCGATCCGGCTTCTCATCGCCGCAGCATCTATCGCTTCATTGCCCGCTCTCAGCCCAACCCCTGGATGACGGTCCTGGACTGCGCCGATTCCTCGCAGAGCACCCCCAAACGCAATGAGACGTTGACGGCGTTGCAAGCCCTGTCGCTGCTCAACAGCCGCTTCAACCTGACCATGTCCGAGCGTTTTGCCAAGCGGCTGGAGAGCGAACAAAGCACATTGCCCAAACAGGTGCGTCGGGCCGTTTCGCTACTGGTCCAGCGCGAACTTGAAGCCGACCAGCAGCAGCAACTGGTCGCCTACGCTCAGGATCATGGTCTGCCAAATCTGTGCCGCATGTTATTTAACCTCAGCGAGTTCGTTTATGTGGATTAAACCTCAACGCCCATCGCTGTCAAGACGCGAACTGTTGTCCCAAGGCAGTGCCGGGTTTAGTGCCATGGCCTTGGCGATGATGCTCCGTGAAGACGCTTATGCGGAAGCCAAGACGACCGCCAGCGACGCGTCGATGGCCGGCAACGGCGCGTTGCAAGTGCTGCATCATCCGCCCAAAGCCAAACGCGTGGTGCAGCTGTTCATGGCCGGCGCGGCCAGCCACATCGATCTGTTTGACCATAAACCGATGCTGGACAAGCATCACGGCGAACCGTCCGATTTTGGCGAACATGTCGAAGCGTTTCAAAACGGCTTGGGGCCCTGGATGAAGTCGCCCTTTAAGTTCTCACCGCACGGTCAGAGCGGCAAGATGATCAGCGAAGTCGTCGAGCCACTGGGCAAGTGCGTCGACGACATCGCTTTTGTCCATAACATGGTGGGCAAGACGGGTGTGCATTCACAGGGCACCTATCTGCAGGCCACGGGTTTTCAACGCCCCGGATTCCCCGGGATGGGTTCTTGGATCAGTTACGGCTTGGGCGCGATCAATGAAAACCTGCCCACCTTTGTGGTCTTGCCCGATCATCGCGGGTTCGCATCCGGCGGTCCCAAGAACTGGGGCTCCGCCTTCCTGCCGGCCAGTTCACAGGGGACGGCGATTTTCCCGCAGCGCGAAAACCCCATCGACGATCTATTCGCCCAAGCCGACTTTGTCAGCCAGCAAGGCGATCGCGACGGGCTGAAAATGCTCCAGCAGATGAACCAGCGTTATCAAGCGGAGCGTCAGGGTGACTCACGGCTGAGCGGCCGGATTCGCGCCTATGAGCTGGCTGCTCGGATGCAGTTAAGCGCACCCGAAGCTCTGGACCTGTCGGGCGAACCGGCGCATGTACTGAAACTGTACGGGCTAGATCGCGCGGGCAGCGAATACCCGGACAAGATCAATGCGGCCGAGGAGACCGAGTACTTTGGTCGCAAATGTTTGATCGCTCGCCGCTTGCTGGAACGGGGCGTCCGGTTCGTGCAAATCTGGTCGGGCAACGACAACGGCTTTCCGCGGCGCAACTGGGACAGTCACGAAGACATCCGCCGCGACCACGGTCCATTGGCTCGAGGCATGGCCGTCGGCACCGCGGCGTTGCTGCAAGACCTGAAACGCATCGGGTTGTTGGAAGACACGATCGTGCTGTGGACCACCGAATTTGGTCGCATGCCCAGCACGCAAGGTAGTACCGGTCGTGATCACAATCCGTACGTGTTCACGAACTGGTTAAGCGGCGGCGGGATCCGTGGCGGCATCAGCTACGGGCCCTCGGACCAATGGGGCTACAAACCGCTCGACCGCGCCCATCCGACGCAGGTCTACGACATCCACGCCACCATCCTGCATCAACTGGGCATCGACCATACGCGACTGACCGTCCGCCACGACGGAGTCGACCGCCGCCTGACCGACGTCCACGGCCACGTGGTGAAGGAGTTGATCGGTTGAGTTTTTTTAGTTGGGTGGTTGGTTGCAATCGTTTAACCCGTAGCCGCAGGAGCCTCCAAGCGTCCTGCCCGCACCGTTAGATCGAACAGGCTCCGCAGGCGCAGGCGTGGTCCGCCACAGCGTCGCAATCGAAGCGGTATGGCAAAGTGCATCGGTTGGCACCCAAACACCCGCGGCAGCCTCGCGCCGGCGCCTGCGGCTACCTCGTTTAACCCGTAGCCGCAGGAGCCTGCAAGCGTCCTGCCCGCACCGTTAGATCGAACAGGCTCCGCAGGCGCAGGCGTGGTCCGCCACAGCGTCGCAATCGAAGCGAACAGGCAGAGTGCATCGGTTGGCACCCAAACATCCGTGGCAGCCCCGCGCCGGCGCCTGCGGCTACCTCGTTTAACCCGTAGCCGCAGGAGCCTGCAAGCGTCCTGCCCGCACCGTTAGATCGAACAGGCTCCGCAGGCGCAGGCGTGGTCCGCCACAGCGTCGCAATCGAAGCGAACAGGCAGAGTGCATCGGTTGGCCCCCAAACACCCGCGGCAGCCCCGCGCCGGCGCCTGCGGCTACCTCGTTTAACCCGTAGCCGCAGGAGCCTGCAAGCGTCCTGCCCGCACCGTTAGATCGAACAGGCTCCGCAGGCGCAGGCGTGGTCCGCCACAGCGTCGCAATCGAAGCGGTACGGCGAGGTGCATCGGTTGGCACGCAAACACCCGTGGCAGCCCCGCGCCGGCGCCTGCGGCTACCTCGTTTAACCCGTAGCCGCAGGAGCCTGCAAGCGTCCTGCCCGCACCGTTAGATCGAACAGGCTCCGCAGGCGCAGGCGTGGTCCGCCACAGCGTCGCAATCGAAGCGAACAGGCAGAGTGCATCGGTTGGCCCCCAAACACCCGCGGCAGCCCCGCGCCGGCGCCTGCGGCTACCTCGTTTAACCCGTAGCCGCAGGAGCCTGCAAGCGTCCTGCCCGCACCGTTAGATCGAACAGGCTCCGCAGGCGCAGGCGTGGTCCGCCACAGCGTCGCAATCGAAGCGGTATGGCAAAGTGCATCGGTTGGCACGCAAACATCCGCGGCAGCCTCGCGCCGGCGCCTGCGGCTACCTCGTTTAACCCGTAGCCGCAGGAGCCTGCAAGCGTCCTGCCCGCACCGTTAGATCGAACAGGCTCCGCAGGCGCAGGCGTGGTCCGCCACAGCGTCGCAATCGAAGCGAACAGGCAGAGTGCATCGGTTGGCCCCCAAACACCCGCGGCAGCCCCGCGCCGGCGCCTGCGGCTACCTCGTTTAACCCGTAGCCGCAGGAGCCTGCAAGCGTCCTGCCCGCACCGTTAGATCGAACAGGCTCCGCAGGCGCAGGCGTGGTCCGCCACAGCGTCGCAATCGAAGCGGTACGGTTGCGTGTATCAAGTGACAACGCAAACATCCGCGGCAGCCCCGCGACGGCGCCTGCGGCTACGGGTTAAACGATGCACCGCTTACCCAACCGTTACAACCCGACCACCCTTGTTCGGTTCTTGGGCAAACCACGGCGACGGCCTGCAGTCGTTTCTCGGCTGCGACCGATGTTCATTCGGATGGATTGTGTTTGTTCCCTGCTTCCCCTGTGATCGTGATGTCCAGCATTCCCGCTCCGGTGCGCCAAGTCTTACAGGCTCAAAACGATGCTTTAGCGATGAAGGTGGGGACCGCCGTATTGGGCAAACAGCTTGACGCCCAACAGCAAGCCGGCGACAGCGTTAACGAGCTGCTCGCTCAAAACGTGCAGGTTCAAAAACAGATCGCCTCCGGACACCTAGACGTGCAAGCCTAGGCGAACCACCTTCGATGGCTGTAGGGTTGAGCAATCTGGCCCCTTCGAGTGCAATAGTGGCCACGCAACCCTGCACGCGAATCTGCCACCCGTCCGAAAGGTACCCCATGGCCCGCCGTTTCGTTAACGAATTGACCGAACAAGAAACGCTCGACGAAACCTATCGAGCGGCGGATAAACAGCTGCGGGCCAATCGCCAGGGTGGCAAGTACATCCTGATGAAGCTGGCCGACCGCACCGGCACGATGACCGCCATGCTGTGGAACGCCGACGACAAGCTCTTTGATTCCTTCGAACGCGGCGACTACATCCGCTGCGTGGGCCGCACGCAACTGTACAACGGCAACCTCCAAGCGATCCTGACCGAAGTCCGCAAAGTCGACGTGGCAGAGATCGACCTGGCTGACTTCGATCGCTTTGACTCCGCCCGCGCCGATTCGCTGGAGACGCAACTGCGCAGCGTGCTGGGCGGCTTGACGAACGTCCACCTGCGGCGTGTGGGCGAAGCCTTCCTCGCCGATGACGCTTTTATGTCGCGTCTGAAAATCGCTCCCGCCGCCGTCACCAACCACCACGCCTACCCTGGCGGCCTCTTGCAGCACACCCTGGACCTGATCGATCTGGCGGCGGCCATCGCGCCCAAATACCCCAACGTCGATTTCGAACTGGTCATCATGGGGGCTTTCCTGCACGACCTGGGCAAAATCGAAGAGCTTTCGGCTGAGGGCGAAGCCACCTACACCGACCGCGGCCAGTTGGTCGGCCACATCGTGATCGGCGTCCAAATGCTGGGGGAAAAAATCGCGGCGGCCGAAGAGAAATCCGGCGAGGCGATCCCCGATACGCTGCGGTGGCAGCTGGAACACTTGATCCTCAGCCATCATGGCCAGCTGGAATACGGCAGCCCCAAGGTGCCGATGAGCCTGGAAGCGATCACCCTCCATCACTTGGACAACCTGGATGCCAAGCTGGCCGCCGCCACCTCGCTGATCGACACCGACGTCTCCAGCGACCCACACTGGACCAACTACAACCCTTCGATGGGCCGCAAATTCTGGAAACCCTCCTAACGGTCAGCAAGGAGCCAGAGGAGCGGGTATACCCCCAGCCGCTGCGTTGCCCGCTTAGCGTCTGGAGCTTCAAAGCGGGTGGAGCATTCGAGTAAGATTGTAGAACCATTGTCCCCAGAGGTATTCGATCGAAGGAACGGTTCGTGGACGAAGCTTCGCAGCGAGAGACATCCACCGCAACCGAGCCGCCGGTCGAGCCGAGACGGTCGCCCGAGAAGCCGCCCAGCGCGATCGATCGGCTGCCAATTCAGCGTTTGATCATCGGCTGCAGCGGAATCATCGCCCTCTGGGCAGCGGCGTCTTGGTGGTTTGCGGCCGCTCCGCATCCGAGCGAGGTACCGGAGCGATTATTTATCGTCGATATTAATAAGGCCAGCGAAGCCGAATTGTGTTTGCTGCCGGGAATCGGTCCGGTGGCGGCGGAAGATATCGTCGCCGAGCGAGAAGCCGGCGGGCCCTATGCATCGCTGGATCAAGTAGCTCAGCGGGTCCGCGGTATCGGCCCCAAAACCATCGCCGCCTGCCGTCCCCACGTCGATTCCCCGTAGCCTAGGCTACGGGGGCTACCGCTGCAGCGTGTTGGCTTGTTGTTTTAAGCGATCGCGCTGCTGGTAGATGCGGGTGGTTAGTCGCCGCAGTTCGGCGTCCAGCCGCCGCGACGCCACCTCGGATACCGCCGGCGCAGCCGCACGGGTGCGGAGAGCGTGGTAGTCGGAAGCCGGCATCGCGGCCGGGGTTTCCAGCGAGCCGCGTATTAAGAGATCGCGGACGCTGGCCCGCGTGGCTCGCGAGCCAATGGGCAACTCCAGCGTTTCCGACCAGGTCATCCGAGCGGTCGGCAGGTCGGTGGTCAGTTGGGTCTGCATGTCGTCTAGACGCTGCCGAGCCTGCTGCGTATCGGCGTCCAACAATAACACCCAGCGCCGCACACCGGTGCGAAAAGCCAACTCATACATCCGCATGTTGTCTTGCAGCCGACGCTGCAGTGCATCGGCGGTATCGGTGGCCACCGTGCTGCCCAGACGCAAACACACCGCCACGGCGCATTGACTGTTTCGCGGCGGAGCTCCGTCGTGCAGCAAGCTGACCGTCTCCATGCCCTGCAGCTGCTTCGATCGCGGCAGTGTTGGCGGGTCCAGCCGCAGCTGTGTTGCGCCGGCGGCGCGACGGGGCGTGGTTTTAGGAGCGTTGGAGAATCGAGCTCGCCACCGCACCCAGGCGTCAGCGACCGACACCGGTCCGGCGGAGGGCAATTCAAACGCCACCCGTGTCCCGGCTCCGCGGCGACTGCTGACTTGCAACTCGCTGAAATGCAGAGCCGCCATTTGTCGGCTAATCGCCAATCCCAATCCTTTTCCACCGGTTCCCGAAAAGCCGCGTTGAGCCAGTTGTTGAATCGAAGCTCGATCCATACCCGGGCCTTGATCGATCACACAAAACCGTAGCGTCCCCAGCGACTCCACCCGCTCGATTCGCACCAGCACCTGGGCGCCGGCCGTCAGGACTTGCGCCGCGTTGCCGATCAGATTCAACAGCAGCCGAATCGTTTTGCTCGAATCCGCGTAGACTTCGGGCATCGGATCGTTTTGGTCCCATACCAGGCTCAGCTGTCGGGGCGTCATCGCTGCGGTGGCCGTGGCGTGTACCGAACGCACAATTTCCTGAGGATCCAGCCAACGGCGATGCACGCGAGGCACGCCGCTGCGAACCTGCTCCAGCGACAACATGTCGACGACCAACTGGTCCATTTCTTCGCACTGCTCGAAAATGCCCTGCAAGCAACTGCGTTGTTCTTCGGTCGTCGGGCCCAGGTAACCGTCATTGACCAGGCGAGCCGACTCGCGAATGGCGAACAGCGGCGTGCGCAGATCATGCGCCGTTTCGCTTAACAACCGGCTGGCACTGTCCATCGCCGCCGACAGTGGCTGGACGGGCTGCGCGGGCGTATGGCGAACGGTACGCTGATGGAGAGCCGTTCGGCTGGAGGTACTGGACATACACGAATTCCTTAAATTAGCAGACCTTGATTCCACCCCCGACTGCCAAGGCACCTGTCTGACGTTGGACGCTATGGCTGATATCGGACGCCCGCCGATGGAACCGAAACGCGATCCAGTGGAGGGAGCTAAAACGCGGCTTTCCCCCGCCTATCAAAACCGGTTTGACGATGGTGAGGGTTGTGAGGAAATCCGCGACAACCCTGTC from Roseimaritima ulvae includes these protein-coding regions:
- a CDS encoding class I SAM-dependent methyltransferase; the encoded protein is MSAQDRSLQQYQQLLQLNAASHLLRIAREVGLLDALSTGQKTAEQLIEALQLRPEMAHRMLAALRATGAIEQYGEDFALAQVTRLLCEFDADLGDAMWEQLAVALKQDVAADTERYRNGLAATQWTHTRTAMEAAEMLNIGEDRAAPRILDVGCGSAVWSCAMAFRDEASTVTAVDHAAALEAATSTAQSIELGERFQTIEGDPHEVELPAEAFDLAIIAQRLHSESLERGSELLRRVQASLAEGGEVVVIDLFPTQSDPTAAVKLSEALEALKMELCTAAGSIRSPQQTQEQIAAAGFRPAQFTYLPASQINMGMLVARKQ
- a CDS encoding DUF1553 domain-containing protein, which codes for MSLARIFAIAVRCAAGLSLLWLGTARAEDFFTAQVAPLLESHCLNCHNDATSKGDFSLHTRASAMAEGYIEPGDADNSHLIELVTPLDGSAAMPQDAPPLSVDQIATLKKWIDDGAVWPEGLSLQEPHVEDFDWWSYQPIVRPPVPQPPASPSPQTSPPNWVRTPIDAFILQKLMQKGLSPSPEADRRTLIRRLSFDLTGLPPTPEQVAAFVSDPDSQAYEHLVDRLLASKHYGEHWARHWLDVAKYADTCGYDKDRLRPNAWPYRDYVIRSFNNDKPYTRFVQEQIAGDVLFPGEPDGILGLGFIAAGPWDFIGHVEVPESKIDGKVARNLDRDDMVAGTFNTFCSLTVQCARCHHHKFDPITQPQYYGLQAVFAAVDRAERVYDTDPQTEARRRELESQLQQARQELAALDKEIATAGGTQLAELQTQLAELDQQLKVRKEAEFGYHSQIAAEADTPKWVEVQLHQVTDISRVVLHPCHDDFADIGAGFGFPVRFRVEVSRDGESWQPIADHTSADVPNPGLRPFEISDVNVTGDRIRVTATRLAERKNDYILALAEIEVFEVLGPGDGDAAPPVNLAGNATVAALDSIEAPPRWRRDNLTDGQWARLAIDETKTELVDILQRRDAIATERDTILKAINTPQRVRRREAAQAAFKQAQQSLAALPQGKVVYAAATHFPRQGNFIATEGKPRTVHILNRGNVQQPEEVATPGAIPLGNGEQWTFAADLPEQQRRAALATWLTNSQHPLLWRSIVNRVWQYHFGTGIVSTPNDFGRMGATPTHPQLLDWLATEFRDNGQSFKSLHRMIVTSSVYRQASTFNPAAAEVDGSNQYYWRMNRRRLTAEEIRDSILMTSGALDTKMGGPGYYLFKLEQTAHSPHYEYHKFDPADPASHRRSIYRFIARSQPNPWMTVLDCADSSQSTPKRNETLTALQALSLLNSRFNLTMSERFAKRLESEQSTLPKQVRRAVSLLVQRELEADQQQQLVAYAQDHGLPNLCRMLFNLSEFVYVD
- a CDS encoding DUF1501 domain-containing protein translates to MWIKPQRPSLSRRELLSQGSAGFSAMALAMMLREDAYAEAKTTASDASMAGNGALQVLHHPPKAKRVVQLFMAGAASHIDLFDHKPMLDKHHGEPSDFGEHVEAFQNGLGPWMKSPFKFSPHGQSGKMISEVVEPLGKCVDDIAFVHNMVGKTGVHSQGTYLQATGFQRPGFPGMGSWISYGLGAINENLPTFVVLPDHRGFASGGPKNWGSAFLPASSQGTAIFPQRENPIDDLFAQADFVSQQGDRDGLKMLQQMNQRYQAERQGDSRLSGRIRAYELAARMQLSAPEALDLSGEPAHVLKLYGLDRAGSEYPDKINAAEETEYFGRKCLIARRLLERGVRFVQIWSGNDNGFPRRNWDSHEDIRRDHGPLARGMAVGTAALLQDLKRIGLLEDTIVLWTTEFGRMPSTQGSTGRDHNPYVFTNWLSGGGIRGGISYGPSDQWGYKPLDRAHPTQVYDIHATILHQLGIDHTRLTVRHDGVDRRLTDVHGHVVKELIG
- a CDS encoding 3'-5' exoribonuclease YhaM family protein; the protein is MARRFVNELTEQETLDETYRAADKQLRANRQGGKYILMKLADRTGTMTAMLWNADDKLFDSFERGDYIRCVGRTQLYNGNLQAILTEVRKVDVAEIDLADFDRFDSARADSLETQLRSVLGGLTNVHLRRVGEAFLADDAFMSRLKIAPAAVTNHHAYPGGLLQHTLDLIDLAAAIAPKYPNVDFELVIMGAFLHDLGKIEELSAEGEATYTDRGQLVGHIVIGVQMLGEKIAAAEEKSGEAIPDTLRWQLEHLILSHHGQLEYGSPKVPMSLEAITLHHLDNLDAKLAAATSLIDTDVSSDPHWTNYNPSMGRKFWKPS
- a CDS encoding ComEA family DNA-binding protein; translation: MDEASQRETSTATEPPVEPRRSPEKPPSAIDRLPIQRLIIGCSGIIALWAAASWWFAAAPHPSEVPERLFIVDINKASEAELCLLPGIGPVAAEDIVAEREAGGPYASLDQVAQRVRGIGPKTIAACRPHVDSP
- a CDS encoding sensor histidine kinase — encoded protein: MSSTSSRTALHQRTVRHTPAQPVQPLSAAMDSASRLLSETAHDLRTPLFAIRESARLVNDGYLGPTTEEQRSCLQGIFEQCEEMDQLVVDMLSLEQVRSGVPRVHRRWLDPQEIVRSVHATATAAMTPRQLSLVWDQNDPMPEVYADSSKTIRLLLNLIGNAAQVLTAGAQVLVRIERVESLGTLRFCVIDQGPGMDRASIQQLAQRGFSGTGGKGLGLAISRQMAALHFSELQVSSRRGAGTRVAFELPSAGPVSVADAWVRWRARFSNAPKTTPRRAAGATQLRLDPPTLPRSKQLQGMETVSLLHDGAPPRNSQCAVAVCLRLGSTVATDTADALQRRLQDNMRMYELAFRTGVRRWVLLLDADTQQARQRLDDMQTQLTTDLPTARMTWSETLELPIGSRATRASVRDLLIRGSLETPAAMPASDYHALRTRAAAPAVSEVASRRLDAELRRLTTRIYQQRDRLKQQANTLQR